From a region of the Helicobacter hepaticus ATCC 51449 genome:
- a CDS encoding methionine ABC transporter permease, whose product MVFFSSLFAMIFGLPLGVLLSVIKPSGILANPLFYRILGAIVNVVRSFPFIVLIILLLPLSKYLIGTSIGSTAAIIPLVIAATPFIARLFEGAFDEVDKGLIEATMSMGASKMRIILMMISESLPSLANAITITAVSLVGFSAMAGVVGAGGLGDLAYRIGFQSFKPDILAYAVICTIVIVQCIQSSGDLLIKRLRQHR is encoded by the coding sequence ATGGTTTTTTTCTCTTCGCTTTTTGCTATGATTTTTGGATTACCTTTGGGGGTATTATTAAGCGTGATTAAGCCTTCTGGCATATTAGCAAATCCTTTGTTTTATAGAATCTTAGGAGCGATTGTCAATGTTGTGCGTTCATTCCCTTTTATCGTGCTTATTATTTTGCTTTTGCCTCTTTCAAAATACTTAATTGGCACGAGCATTGGAAGCACTGCTGCGATTATTCCACTTGTTATTGCAGCCACTCCTTTTATTGCGCGACTTTTTGAAGGAGCATTTGATGAGGTTGATAAAGGGCTTATAGAGGCTACTATGAGTATGGGGGCAAGCAAAATGCGCATTATTTTGATGATGATTAGTGAGAGTTTGCCCTCACTTGCTAATGCTATCACTATTACAGCTGTAAGTTTAGTTGGCTTTTCTGCTATGGCTGGAGTTGTAGGTGCTGGAGGGTTGGGAGACTTAGCCTATCGCATAGGCTTTCAATCTTTTAAGCCTGATATATTGGCATATGCGGTAATATGCACGATTGTGATTGTGCAATGTATTCAATCAAGCGGTGATTTACTCATTAAACGTTTGCGTCAGCATCGTTAA
- a CDS encoding methionine ABC transporter ATP-binding protein, whose product MIKLNHINKTYPNGFVALKNIDLEVAKGDIMGIIGYSGAGKSTLIRIINRLEEPTSGTLFVDGVNMLGLKQKELQMQRQKIGMIFQHFNLLSARNVFDNVAFALEIAKWDKKAIKPRVDELLELVGLSERASFFPSQLSGGQKQRVAIARALANHPKVLLCDEATSALDTKTTKSILALLRDIQRRLGLSVVLITHQIEVVREICNKMCVVSDGAIVERGSVAEVFAAPKHPITRELISFLPQDEGHIISHLKDLHNVYKVIFTGPYAHLPLVSQMIREFDVDVNILSGNIDELATGEVGHLVLKFIATDDKRDKALSWLKEQGVSIEDLNLMCQNTDSIQLSQKIESKAV is encoded by the coding sequence GTGATAAAGCTAAACCACATCAATAAAACCTACCCAAATGGATTTGTTGCTCTTAAAAATATAGATTTGGAAGTAGCAAAAGGCGATATTATGGGGATTATTGGTTATTCAGGTGCGGGTAAAAGCACACTTATACGTATTATCAATCGTCTTGAAGAGCCTACAAGTGGCACACTCTTTGTTGATGGCGTGAATATGCTTGGCTTAAAACAAAAAGAATTGCAAATGCAAAGACAAAAAATTGGTATGATTTTTCAACATTTTAATCTTTTAAGTGCAAGAAATGTATTTGATAATGTTGCATTTGCCTTGGAGATTGCTAAATGGGATAAAAAAGCGATAAAACCTCGTGTTGATGAACTTTTAGAGCTTGTGGGTTTAAGTGAACGAGCCTCCTTTTTTCCAAGTCAGCTTAGTGGTGGACAGAAGCAAAGAGTAGCAATAGCAAGAGCATTAGCTAATCACCCTAAAGTGCTTTTATGTGATGAGGCAACTTCGGCTCTTGATACTAAAACGACAAAATCAATTCTTGCCCTCTTGCGTGATATTCAAAGACGTTTGGGTTTAAGTGTAGTGTTGATTACACATCAAATTGAGGTCGTGCGCGAGATTTGCAATAAAATGTGTGTTGTGAGTGATGGTGCTATTGTGGAGCGTGGCAGCGTTGCCGAAGTTTTTGCTGCCCCTAAACATCCCATTACTCGGGAGCTTATTTCATTTTTACCTCAAGATGAAGGACATATTATTTCGCATTTGAAAGATTTGCATAATGTATATAAAGTTATATTTACTGGTCCTTACGCACATTTGCCGCTTGTAAGTCAAATGATACGAGAATTTGATGTTGATGTAAATATTTTAAGTGGCAATATTGATGAGCTTGCGACAGGAGAGGTTGGGCATTTAGTATTAAAATTTATAGCAACAGATGATAAAAGAGACAAAGCACTCTCGTGGCTTAAAGAGCAAGGTGTGAGTATTGAGGATTTGAATCTTATGTGTCAAAATACAGATTCTATTCAACTCTCTCAAAAAATAGAATCTAAGGCAGTGTGA
- a CDS encoding pseudouridine synthase has translation MRLNQYIAHHTKYSRREADKLISQGRVNIEKTKATLHSLLGANQRVFIDGKKIIPKEHFTCIVYHKPKGEIVSKRDERGRRVIYESLEAKFKHFVYVGRLDFASEGLLILTDSTPVARALMESDLLRTYILKINGFITQEIISAMENGLISEDTRVGAHSKSHITSMEFAPFNSYKILKNDRRYSKIKVSIAQGKNRELRRFFGAFGREVLDLRRISYGFVHLNALPCGKKRFFTHEEYRDLHIFLRDKIDKANNPQM, from the coding sequence ATGCGCCTTAATCAATATATTGCTCATCATACAAAATATTCTCGGCGTGAGGCTGATAAACTCATTTCTCAAGGGCGGGTTAATATTGAAAAAACTAAGGCGACATTACATTCTCTTTTGGGTGCAAATCAACGAGTATTTATTGATGGCAAAAAGATTATTCCCAAGGAGCACTTTACTTGTATCGTATATCATAAACCCAAAGGCGAAATTGTAAGCAAACGTGATGAGCGTGGTAGGCGAGTAATATACGAGAGTTTAGAAGCAAAATTTAAGCATTTTGTATATGTGGGGCGATTGGATTTTGCAAGTGAGGGATTGCTTATTCTTACCGATAGCACACCTGTTGCTAGAGCTCTTATGGAATCTGATTTATTGCGCACATATATTCTTAAAATTAATGGCTTTATCACCCAAGAAATCATTAGTGCTATGGAAAATGGGCTTATTAGTGAAGATACGAGAGTTGGAGCACATAGCAAAAGTCATATTACAAGTATGGAGTTTGCTCCTTTTAACTCTTATAAGATTCTTAAAAATGATAGAAGATATTCTAAAATCAAAGTTAGTATTGCACAAGGAAAAAATAGGGAGTTACGCCGATTCTTTGGAGCTTTTGGGCGTGAAGTATTAGATTTAAGACGCATAAGCTATGGATTTGTGCATTTAAATGCCTTACCTTGTGGGAAAAAGCGGTTTTTTACACACGAAGAATATAGAGATTTACACATTTTTTTACGGGATAAAATAGACAAAGCCAATAATCCCCAGATGTAA
- a CDS encoding SEL1-like repeat protein, whose product MKKIFALMWAIICIVGIGFAEPEETAGEVSTQPLPNSQNTTNPIAPNVSNLPQNTQPTSPTQNNQNTNIPAGLLGSAPLTPANQINGAPIEDMLENVNESNNTLKSAMVFARDGDYESALNLFARSCDQGNAAGCFGSGLIYMYGANSGVPDPQKAVNYYYKACTGGDAVACANLAMAYDNGEGVKEDKVQAAQLYEVACQGGDSLGCTNAGWMYANGVGVKKDYQKSLAYYNSACQLGSDLGCYNLGLMSNTYNVYGMTKDKMSYVEMNYVACQQGDIIGCGNLGWMYATGSNGADKNYYNAAKYFTLACDSGHIQSCNNLGVLYDGGFGVRQDKRKAIELFGLACDYGIESGCNNYSLIKTRGSVNGGNPIFGLK is encoded by the coding sequence ATGAAAAAGATTTTTGCGCTTATGTGGGCAATAATATGTATTGTAGGGATAGGATTTGCAGAGCCAGAGGAGACGGCAGGGGAAGTTTCCACACAACCTTTACCCAACTCACAAAATACCACAAATCCTATTGCTCCTAATGTATCAAATTTGCCTCAAAATACTCAGCCTACATCGCCTACCCAAAACAATCAAAATACAAATATTCCTGCAGGGCTTTTGGGCTCTGCTCCTCTTACTCCTGCTAATCAAATCAATGGAGCACCCATTGAGGATATGCTTGAGAATGTTAATGAATCAAATAATACCCTCAAATCAGCAATGGTTTTTGCAAGAGATGGAGATTATGAAAGCGCATTGAATCTCTTTGCACGCTCTTGTGATCAAGGTAATGCTGCAGGTTGTTTTGGTTCTGGACTTATTTATATGTATGGAGCAAATTCAGGTGTACCAGACCCTCAAAAGGCAGTTAATTATTACTATAAAGCTTGCACAGGTGGTGATGCTGTGGCGTGTGCGAATCTTGCAATGGCGTATGATAATGGTGAGGGCGTTAAAGAAGATAAAGTTCAAGCAGCACAGCTCTATGAGGTGGCTTGTCAAGGGGGAGATTCTCTAGGTTGTACTAATGCAGGTTGGATGTATGCTAATGGCGTAGGTGTCAAAAAAGATTACCAAAAATCATTAGCTTATTATAATAGCGCTTGTCAGCTCGGGAGCGATTTGGGCTGTTATAATTTAGGGCTTATGAGTAATACTTATAATGTGTATGGTATGACAAAAGATAAGATGAGCTATGTTGAGATGAATTATGTTGCTTGTCAGCAAGGTGATATTATAGGTTGTGGAAATTTAGGTTGGATGTATGCTACTGGCTCAAATGGTGCAGATAAGAATTATTATAATGCAGCAAAATATTTTACGCTTGCGTGTGATAGTGGGCATATTCAAAGTTGTAACAATTTGGGTGTGCTTTATGATGGTGGGTTTGGTGTGAGGCAGGATAAGCGTAAAGCGATTGAACTTTTTGGTTTAGCGTGTGATTATGGAATTGAATCGGGTTGTAATAATTATTCACTTATAAAAACAAGAGGAAGCGTAAATGGAGGGAATCCAATATTTGGCTTAAAATAG
- a CDS encoding 2,3,4,5-tetrahydropyridine-2,6-carboxylate N-succinyltransferase: MGIEKFKLFVDEYQKSATYKEPLGFGIARVEIGKKSKAVLCATYPTMNWKGENLGTYAVLCESAKAGELIAQSDNEAVYGINQEFVHKALELYTPFLNEALSDSQTHKNIQVILELKKQANKGKLKTKGGRARYRFCVIYKDEKCESVESAYLKLLALSLGKAPLRSLQLDGIFGLLQNVAWSGNKPYELEWLRENEIRLKMEGEFPHIDFVDKFPRYLMQVIPQYDNIRLLDSSKTRFGAYLGTGGYTQMPGASYVNFNAGAMGACMNEGRISSSVVVGEGTDVGGGASILGVLSGGNSEPISIGKNCLLGVNSATGISLGDGCIVDGGIAVLAGGVFYIAPEEAAKIAEINDTFAIKENNFYKGRELSGKHGIHFRCDSQSGKMIAFRSNRKIELNTALH; encoded by the coding sequence ATGGGCATTGAGAAATTTAAGTTATTTGTTGATGAATACCAAAAGTCAGCAACGTATAAAGAACCATTAGGTTTTGGTATTGCGCGTGTGGAGATTGGTAAAAAGTCTAAGGCAGTGTTGTGCGCAACTTATCCTACGATGAATTGGAAAGGAGAGAATCTCGGCACTTATGCCGTGCTATGTGAGAGTGCAAAAGCTGGTGAACTCATAGCTCAAAGTGATAATGAAGCGGTGTATGGCATTAATCAGGAATTTGTGCATAAGGCACTTGAGCTTTACACTCCCTTCTTAAATGAGGCATTAAGCGATTCTCAAACGCACAAAAATATTCAAGTCATTTTAGAGCTTAAAAAACAAGCAAATAAAGGCAAGCTAAAAACAAAGGGTGGTAGAGCTCGGTATAGATTCTGTGTTATCTATAAAGATGAAAAATGCGAAAGCGTAGAATCTGCATATCTTAAACTTTTGGCTTTATCTTTAGGCAAAGCGCCTTTGCGTTCTTTGCAACTTGATGGTATTTTTGGATTGCTGCAAAATGTCGCTTGGAGCGGCAATAAACCCTATGAATTGGAATGGCTAAGAGAAAATGAGATTCGTCTTAAAATGGAGGGCGAGTTTCCTCATATTGATTTTGTAGATAAGTTTCCACGATACCTAATGCAGGTGATTCCACAATATGATAATATTCGCCTACTTGATAGTTCCAAAACGCGCTTTGGAGCGTATTTAGGAACAGGTGGCTATACCCAAATGCCCGGAGCAAGTTATGTGAATTTCAATGCTGGAGCAATGGGAGCTTGTATGAATGAGGGGCGCATTAGCTCAAGTGTGGTGGTAGGTGAAGGCACTGATGTGGGAGGTGGTGCGAGTATCCTTGGCGTATTAAGTGGAGGAAATTCCGAGCCTATAAGTATTGGTAAAAATTGTCTTTTAGGCGTTAATAGTGCCACCGGTATTAGCTTGGGCGATGGGTGCATTGTTGATGGAGGTATTGCTGTTCTTGCTGGAGGAGTATTTTATATTGCACCTGAGGAAGCTGCAAAAATTGCTGAAATAAATGATACATTTGCTATTAAGGAAAATAATTTTTATAAAGGAAGAGAGCTTTCAGGCAAACACGGCATTCATTTTCGCTGTGATAGTCAAAGTGGCAAGATGATAGCTTTTAGGAGTAATAGAAAAATTGAGCTTAATACAGCTTTGCATTAA
- a CDS encoding DUF302 domain-containing protein: MGIKKIIFSLFAIAQIANSAEALKSTYNFDTTYKNIKNTIMQKNIPIFAEFDHSKNAKEAGLELNPTKVIVFGNPKVGTLLMQENQQIATHLPLKISVWQDSKNNVYITYTDIKELAKRYKIKNKQVVTNIDNLLKDIVKINSLYGGKIAVPKTDKL, from the coding sequence ATGGGTATTAAAAAAATCATATTTTCTTTGTTTGCCATAGCTCAAATAGCAAACAGTGCAGAGGCACTAAAAAGCACATATAATTTTGATACTACTTATAAAAACATTAAAAATACTATAATGCAAAAGAATATACCCATTTTTGCAGAATTTGACCATAGCAAAAATGCTAAAGAAGCAGGATTAGAACTTAATCCTACAAAGGTAATAGTTTTTGGGAATCCAAAAGTTGGAACGCTTTTGATGCAAGAGAATCAGCAAATAGCCACTCATCTGCCTCTCAAGATTTCTGTATGGCAAGATTCTAAAAATAATGTATATATCACATATACAGATATAAAAGAACTTGCAAAACGATATAAAATAAAAAACAAGCAGGTTGTAACAAATATAGATAATTTGCTAAAAGATATTGTCAAAATAAATTCTTTGTATGGTGGTAAAATCGCTGTGCCAAAAACCGACAAACTTTAG
- a CDS encoding TonB-dependent receptor domain-containing protein, with protein MITISRILICGGVTCCLCLFGYADEIGNETFSDTTESTKEKSSSSATRNVKLQKSIVTAASGSEKNVIDAPASVNIITKEELEQKPYRDLGEALKEVPGVSLDETSNKLGASAISIRGMPSGYTLFLVDGLRQNPSGDVATANLGAGVYNTFIPPMGAIERIEVIKGPMSTLYGSDAIGGVVNIITKPITDKWHTSFQSQIIVPQSSTFGNTYQNSLWTQGGLTKHLGLTFRVRQIHKNPSDRPKNDLGQDVSTFFGTKFSLLNVGTRLTWLPDSKNMLYADVDYTTSNYDNRKGEIGTLGVDVNGRGGYEKNVGVDKILGAIGHKGSYDFGTWKNTLQFMRTNNTGRLVAGNTNSPNIGKNRDIASNDVIADTRLLLPLGESNILNVGAEYRFENYYDLAATPASHNRHTFALFAEDEYNIFEPLTFTLGARYNHNDKFGSNISPRAYLVYEILDGFALKGGVATGYKAPYANQLIDAVYGYGSQGTLAFLGNPNLKPETSVSYEIGTIFDGRYIDFSLMFFRSNFKDKIENTRVNKNANGAFYEITCQNYGGTNTQCNLAINADSAFSQGVESSFGIKPIYGVGFDVAYTFVDSEITSGSNKGRPLSSVAKHNIVSKLIFTHKKFHLYVQGQHKAGLLNTNALGNTPDAIAIRNILGGTYYKPYTIVNLGLGYKITESIRLNGGVYNLFDTNFIDFRNYSASGNVNMHGAYIQEGRRYWANITLDF; from the coding sequence ATGATAACGATAAGTAGAATATTAATATGTGGAGGGGTAACCTGCTGTCTATGTCTTTTTGGATATGCCGATGAGATAGGCAATGAAACTTTTTCGGATACGACAGAATCTACAAAAGAAAAGTCATCTTCAAGTGCAACGCGCAATGTCAAATTACAAAAATCTATCGTTACTGCTGCTTCAGGGAGTGAGAAAAATGTAATTGATGCTCCAGCATCTGTAAATATTATTACCAAAGAAGAATTAGAGCAAAAACCTTATAGAGACTTAGGCGAAGCTCTCAAAGAAGTGCCCGGCGTGAGCCTTGATGAAACCTCCAACAAACTCGGTGCTTCTGCTATTTCTATTCGTGGTATGCCTTCAGGTTATACACTTTTTTTAGTTGATGGCTTAAGGCAAAATCCTAGCGGCGATGTAGCTACTGCAAATTTAGGTGCTGGTGTGTATAACACTTTTATCCCTCCAATGGGTGCTATTGAGCGTATTGAAGTTATCAAGGGACCTATGAGCACACTCTATGGAAGTGATGCGATAGGGGGTGTTGTAAATATCATCACTAAACCTATTACAGATAAATGGCACACTTCTTTTCAATCTCAAATCATTGTGCCCCAATCCTCTACTTTTGGTAATACTTATCAAAACTCACTTTGGACACAAGGTGGGCTTACAAAACACTTAGGGCTAACTTTTAGGGTGCGTCAAATTCATAAAAATCCAAGCGATAGACCCAAAAATGATTTAGGGCAAGATGTTTCTACTTTTTTTGGCACAAAATTTTCATTACTTAATGTCGGCACAAGGCTCACTTGGCTACCTGATAGTAAAAATATGCTCTATGCCGATGTAGATTACACAACATCAAACTATGATAATCGCAAAGGAGAAATAGGAACACTTGGTGTAGATGTTAACGGGAGAGGAGGCTATGAAAAAAATGTGGGTGTAGATAAGATTCTCGGGGCTATTGGACATAAAGGCTCTTATGATTTTGGGACTTGGAAAAATACCCTGCAATTTATGCGAACAAACAATACGGGAAGACTTGTAGCAGGCAATACTAACTCTCCAAATATTGGTAAAAATAGAGATATTGCTTCTAATGATGTGATCGCCGACACGCGACTTTTGCTTCCTTTAGGAGAAAGCAATATTTTAAATGTCGGCGCAGAATATCGCTTTGAGAATTATTACGATTTAGCTGCTACTCCTGCAAGTCATAATCGCCATACTTTCGCACTTTTTGCTGAAGATGAATATAATATCTTTGAACCGCTTACTTTTACTCTCGGAGCGAGGTATAATCATAATGATAAGTTTGGCTCAAATATCAGTCCGCGCGCATATCTTGTATATGAGATTCTTGATGGTTTTGCTCTTAAAGGCGGAGTAGCCACAGGATATAAAGCTCCTTATGCCAATCAACTCATTGACGCGGTATATGGCTATGGAAGTCAAGGCACACTTGCTTTTTTAGGTAATCCAAACCTTAAACCAGAAACTTCAGTGAGCTATGAAATAGGCACTATTTTTGATGGGAGATATATTGATTTTTCTTTAATGTTTTTCCGCTCAAATTTTAAAGACAAAATTGAAAACACAAGGGTGAATAAAAATGCAAATGGTGCTTTTTATGAAATTACTTGCCAAAATTACGGAGGAACAAATACTCAATGTAATCTCGCTATTAATGCAGATAGTGCATTTTCTCAAGGTGTAGAATCTAGCTTTGGCATTAAACCCATTTATGGCGTAGGATTTGATGTGGCTTATACCTTTGTGGATTCTGAAATTACTTCAGGAAGCAATAAAGGCAGACCTCTTTCAAGTGTGGCAAAGCACAACATCGTGTCTAAGCTTATCTTTACACATAAGAAATTCCATCTTTATGTGCAAGGGCAACACAAAGCAGGGTTGCTTAACACAAATGCATTAGGCAATACACCAGATGCCATAGCAATTAGAAATATACTTGGTGGCACATACTACAAACCTTATACGATTGTTAATCTCGGTTTAGGTTATAAAATTACAGAATCTATCCGCTTAAATGGTGGTGTGTATAATCTCTTTGATACAAATTTTATTGATTTTAGGAATTATAGTGCTAGTGGCAATGTCAATATGCACGGAGCTTATATTCAAGAGGGGCGCAGATATTGGGCAAATATCACACTTGATTTTTAA
- the aspA gene encoding aspartate ammonia-lyase, which translates to MGKRVEHDFIGELEIADDMYYGVQTFRALQNFNITGDKLSSYPSFIKAFAQVKKAACLANYELKLLDEQKKDAICKACDRLIAGELREQFVVDMLQGGAGTSTNMNTNEVVANLALEIMGHKKGEYQYCHPNDHVNLSQSTNDSYPTAIHVALYDELSALAKDMEVLKESFNKKSQEFKDVLKMGRTQLQDAVPMTLGQEFHTFAVMMGEDIARVLEARNLVTEINMGGTAIGTGINSHPDYPKIVQKKLCEVTGHPFKTADDLIEATQDTGAYVQVSGVLKRVAVKLSKVCNDLRLLSSGPRAGLNEINLPKMQPGSSIMPGKVNPVIPEVVNQVCYAVIGNDVTVSFASEGGQLQLNVFEPVIAYGLFNSISMMRNAMLTLASKCIDGITANEKICSDFVYNSIGIVTALNPYIGYENSASIAKESLQTGKPVKEIALERKLLSEEQLNEIFQPKNMLNPHMSAEDKAKFQKNSPFA; encoded by the coding sequence ATGGGCAAACGAGTAGAACACGATTTTATTGGCGAACTAGAGATTGCCGATGATATGTATTATGGTGTGCAAACCTTTAGAGCATTACAAAATTTCAATATTACAGGCGATAAGCTAAGTAGCTATCCAAGCTTTATCAAGGCTTTTGCGCAAGTAAAAAAAGCTGCTTGTTTGGCAAATTATGAACTTAAATTGCTTGATGAGCAAAAAAAAGATGCTATTTGCAAAGCTTGTGATAGGCTTATTGCAGGCGAGCTAAGAGAGCAATTTGTAGTAGATATGCTTCAAGGTGGAGCTGGAACAAGCACAAATATGAACACAAATGAAGTTGTAGCAAATTTGGCATTAGAGATTATGGGACATAAAAAAGGTGAATATCAATACTGCCACCCAAATGACCACGTCAATCTCTCACAATCTACAAATGATTCATATCCCACTGCTATTCACGTAGCACTATATGACGAGCTTTCAGCTCTTGCCAAAGATATGGAAGTGCTAAAAGAATCTTTTAATAAAAAATCTCAAGAATTTAAAGATGTGCTTAAAATGGGGCGAACTCAACTTCAAGATGCTGTGCCTATGACTTTAGGACAAGAGTTTCACACTTTTGCAGTGATGATGGGAGAAGATATTGCGCGTGTGCTTGAAGCAAGAAACCTTGTAACTGAAATCAATATGGGTGGGACCGCAATTGGGACAGGCATAAACTCACACCCTGATTATCCTAAAATTGTCCAAAAGAAACTCTGTGAGGTTACAGGACACCCTTTCAAAACTGCAGATGACCTCATTGAGGCCACACAAGATACAGGTGCGTATGTGCAAGTAAGTGGTGTGCTTAAAAGAGTAGCTGTGAAACTCTCTAAAGTCTGTAATGACTTACGACTACTAAGCTCTGGACCAAGAGCGGGGCTTAATGAAATCAACCTCCCCAAAATGCAGCCCGGAAGCTCCATTATGCCCGGTAAAGTAAATCCTGTAATCCCTGAAGTTGTTAATCAAGTATGCTATGCAGTGATTGGTAATGATGTAACTGTGAGCTTTGCAAGTGAGGGCGGACAATTGCAGCTTAATGTATTTGAGCCTGTGATTGCTTATGGATTATTTAACTCTATTTCTATGATGAGAAATGCTATGCTTACACTTGCAAGCAAATGTATTGACGGAATCACTGCAAATGAAAAGATTTGTAGTGATTTTGTTTATAATAGCATTGGTATTGTTACAGCTCTTAATCCTTATATTGGCTATGAGAATTCTGCATCAATTGCTAAAGAATCTTTACAAACAGGCAAACCTGTTAAAGAAATTGCATTAGAAAGAAAGCTTTTAAGCGAAGAGCAACTCAATGAGATTTTTCAACCAAAAAATATGCTCAATCCACATATGAGCGCAGAAGATAAGGCGAAATTCCAAAAAAATTCGCCTTTTGCATAA
- a CDS encoding anaerobic C4-dicarboxylate transporter, with the protein MEIILLVLQVAVLLGAIFLGIRLGGMAIGYAGGFGVVVLCLVLGMKPGDIPWDVILIIMSVIAAIAAMQLAGGLDYMVQVAEKILRKNPKYINYLAPTVTYFLTFLAGTGHTAFSMIPVIVEVAKEQNIKPSAPLSIAVVASQIAITASPVSAAVVYMSGALEDFGWNYPTLLLVWLITTFAACMLTAFVVSKFFPLDLSKDIIYQERLKAGLVKPSVGAQHIELKKGAKLSVGIFLLGVLCVVIYATSISDVVRKPFLDILNGVIVSNNGQGLMAGIAEFMRGYIDPVRLPRDGAIMAFMLAIATCITIFCKIDTGKLLEASTFKAGMTACICVLGVAWLGNTFVAGYKKEIGDLASNLVGDYPALLAVALFFASMLLYSQAATAKAIMPVVIGALGITAATPESSYILVASFAAVSALFVLPTYPTLLGAVQMDDTGSTRIGKYVFNHSFIVPGTLAIIFAVGLGFIVTPLFA; encoded by the coding sequence ATGGAAATAATATTACTGGTTTTACAAGTAGCAGTGCTACTTGGTGCGATTTTCTTAGGTATCCGACTAGGAGGTATGGCGATAGGCTATGCTGGAGGATTCGGTGTTGTAGTGCTTTGTCTCGTGCTCGGTATGAAACCCGGAGATATTCCTTGGGACGTGATTTTAATCATTATGTCTGTGATTGCAGCGATTGCGGCAATGCAACTTGCTGGTGGGCTAGACTATATGGTGCAAGTGGCAGAAAAAATCTTGCGCAAGAATCCAAAATACATTAACTACCTTGCTCCAACGGTTACATATTTCCTTACATTCTTAGCTGGCACTGGGCATACAGCATTTTCAATGATACCTGTGATTGTAGAAGTGGCAAAAGAGCAAAACATTAAACCTTCCGCACCTCTTTCAATCGCCGTTGTCGCAAGTCAGATTGCTATCACTGCATCGCCTGTAAGTGCTGCAGTGGTGTATATGAGTGGTGCTCTTGAAGATTTTGGCTGGAATTACCCTACATTGCTACTTGTATGGCTTATTACAACTTTTGCCGCTTGTATGCTTACTGCATTTGTGGTGAGCAAGTTTTTCCCACTTGATTTAAGCAAGGACATCATCTATCAAGAACGATTAAAAGCGGGACTTGTTAAGCCTTCTGTTGGTGCACAACATATTGAACTCAAAAAAGGTGCAAAACTAAGTGTAGGAATTTTCTTATTAGGTGTGCTCTGCGTGGTGATTTATGCCACTTCAATTTCTGATGTTGTGCGTAAGCCTTTCTTGGATATCCTAAATGGTGTGATTGTAAGCAATAATGGACAAGGGCTTATGGCAGGTATTGCTGAATTTATGAGAGGCTACATTGACCCAGTGAGATTACCACGCGATGGAGCGATTATGGCATTTATGTTAGCTATTGCTACTTGTATTACGATTTTTTGCAAGATAGATACAGGCAAACTTCTTGAAGCCAGCACTTTTAAGGCAGGTATGACAGCTTGTATTTGTGTGCTAGGCGTTGCTTGGCTTGGCAATACCTTTGTCGCCGGATACAAAAAAGAAATTGGAGATTTAGCAAGCAACCTTGTAGGTGATTATCCTGCACTTTTAGCAGTGGCACTTTTCTTTGCAAGTATGTTGCTTTACTCTCAGGCAGCAACAGCAAAGGCTATTATGCCTGTGGTCATTGGTGCACTTGGCATAACTGCGGCTACTCCAGAATCTTCCTACATTCTTGTAGCAAGCTTTGCAGCAGTTTCTGCTCTCTTCGTATTGCCCACATACCCTACCCTGCTTGGTGCAGTACAAATGGACGATACCGGCTCAACGCGTATTGGTAAATATGTCTTTAACCATAGCTTTATTGTGCCCGGCACACTTGCGATAATCTTTGCAGTAGGGCTTGGGTTTATAGTCACTCCTCTCTTTGCTTAA